One Amycolatopsis sp. NBC_00355 genomic window carries:
- a CDS encoding MFS transporter, with product MTETKPRQQAPPGWLVLLLAVSCGLTVANLYYAQPLLAELRHTFGVGEAAAGGIVTATQIGYAAGMLLLVPLGDRLENRTLVSSLLAVTCAGLVVTGFAPGFAVLLLASLLVGATSVVVQILIPFAADLAPDAIRGRIVGRVVSGLVFGILLSRVVASLLAEITSWRVVFLVSAVAMAVLAVVLRFSLPKRAPKTDIGYGHLIRSTLAMAKKHPALRHRALYQSAMYGAFSAFWTTIAFVLTAPPFNYSQLGVGLFALAGAGGALIAPLAGRWADHGHGRRLTTIAFVVCAAAFALAGFGAHSVILLAIAAIAIDASVQATLVVGQHTIYQLDPSARARINSIYLATFFVGGAIGSQAGSIAYHLGGWTAVTVFAGVLPLLALAGMTRTRH from the coding sequence ATGACCGAGACGAAGCCGCGGCAACAGGCGCCGCCCGGCTGGCTCGTGCTGCTGCTGGCCGTCTCCTGTGGACTGACGGTCGCCAACCTGTACTACGCCCAGCCGCTGCTCGCCGAGCTGCGGCACACCTTCGGCGTCGGCGAGGCCGCCGCCGGCGGGATCGTCACCGCGACGCAGATCGGGTACGCCGCGGGCATGCTCCTGCTCGTCCCGCTCGGCGACCGGCTGGAGAACCGCACGCTCGTCTCGAGCCTGCTCGCCGTCACCTGCGCGGGCCTGGTCGTCACCGGCTTCGCGCCCGGGTTCGCCGTGCTGCTGCTGGCTTCCCTGCTCGTCGGGGCGACGTCGGTGGTCGTGCAGATCCTCATCCCGTTCGCCGCCGACCTGGCCCCCGACGCCATCCGCGGGCGGATCGTCGGGCGCGTGGTGAGCGGGCTGGTGTTCGGCATCCTGCTTTCGCGCGTGGTGGCCAGCCTGCTCGCGGAGATCACCAGCTGGCGGGTGGTGTTCCTCGTGTCCGCCGTGGCGATGGCCGTGCTCGCCGTCGTGCTGCGGTTCAGCCTGCCGAAGCGGGCCCCCAAGACCGATATCGGTTACGGGCACCTGATCCGCTCGACCCTGGCGATGGCGAAGAAGCACCCCGCGCTGCGCCACCGCGCGCTCTACCAGTCGGCGATGTACGGCGCGTTCAGCGCCTTCTGGACGACGATCGCGTTCGTGCTGACGGCTCCGCCGTTCAACTACTCCCAGCTGGGCGTCGGGCTGTTCGCCCTCGCCGGGGCGGGCGGCGCGCTGATCGCCCCGCTCGCCGGGCGCTGGGCCGACCACGGGCACGGCCGCCGGCTCACCACGATCGCGTTCGTCGTCTGCGCGGCGGCCTTCGCCCTCGCCGGGTTCGGCGCGCACAGCGTCATCCTGCTGGCGATCGCCGCGATCGCGATCGACGCCTCGGTGCAGGCCACCCTCGTGGTCGGCCAGCACACGATCTACCAGCTCGACCCGTCGGCGCGCGCCCGGATCAACAGCATCTACCTGGCGACGTTCTTCGTCGGCGGCGCGATCGGCTCACAGGCCGGCTCGATCGCCTACCACCTCGGCGGCTGGACGGCGGTCACCGTCTTCGCCGGCGTGCTGCCGCTGCTCGCCCTGGCCGGGATGACCCGCACCCGGCATTGA
- a CDS encoding CGNR zinc finger domain-containing protein → MTERFRSGAGRLCLDFVRTLRYRGTSEATEELPDGASLRAWIEEFGKFGEALPSDASAHESRVLREAIHELVSDGVGSCRPATRQRLNRFASAPVPAPSLAPSGELRWRADDPVSAMFSLLARDALDLVTSPAFSRVRNCAGARCGALFLDTSRPGTRRWCSMDVCGNQAKKSTYRAKALR, encoded by the coding sequence ATGACAGAGCGGTTCCGGTCGGGCGCGGGCAGGCTGTGCCTGGATTTCGTGCGCACGCTGCGGTATCGCGGCACATCCGAGGCCACGGAGGAACTCCCGGACGGCGCTTCCCTGCGCGCGTGGATCGAGGAGTTCGGCAAGTTCGGAGAGGCGCTCCCGTCGGACGCGTCGGCCCACGAGTCGCGGGTGTTGCGCGAGGCGATCCACGAACTGGTGTCGGACGGCGTGGGCTCGTGCCGCCCGGCGACGCGACAGCGTCTGAACCGCTTCGCGTCCGCACCGGTCCCGGCGCCCTCGCTGGCACCGTCGGGCGAACTCCGTTGGCGCGCCGACGATCCGGTGTCGGCCATGTTCTCACTGCTGGCCCGGGACGCGCTCGATCTGGTGACGTCGCCGGCGTTCTCCCGGGTCCGGAACTGTGCGGGTGCGCGGTGCGGCGCGTTGTTCCTGGACACGTCCCGGCCCGGGACGCGGCGGTGGTGCTCGATGGACGTCTGCGGGAACCAGGCGAAGAAGTCGACTTATCGAGCCAAGGCGCTACGTTGA
- a CDS encoding OsmC family peroxiredoxin codes for MPSRDATTHWTGGLQKGKGEVTLDSSNAGTFSVSFPTRAGNPDGQTSPEELIAAAHSSCLAMNLSGVLEAEKLTADSIDVSAEVTLGPAAGGGFEISGIAITLRAALPGVSAEKFAEYAETAEKTCPVSKALAGTTITLDAALV; via the coding sequence ATGCCCAGCCGTGACGCGACCACCCACTGGACCGGCGGACTGCAGAAGGGGAAGGGCGAGGTCACGCTGGACTCGTCCAACGCCGGCACGTTCTCCGTCTCGTTCCCGACCCGCGCGGGCAACCCGGACGGCCAGACGAGCCCCGAAGAGCTCATCGCCGCGGCGCACTCGTCGTGCCTCGCGATGAACCTGTCGGGCGTCCTGGAGGCCGAGAAGCTGACGGCCGACTCGATCGACGTGAGCGCGGAGGTCACCCTCGGCCCGGCCGCCGGCGGCGGCTTCGAGATCAGCGGCATCGCGATCACCCTGCGCGCGGCGCTGCCCGGCGTGAGCGCGGAGAAGTTCGCGGAGTACGCGGAGACGGCCGAGAAGACGTGCCCGGTGTCGAAGGCCCTCGCGGGCACGACGATCACCCTGGACGCGGCGCTGGTCTGA
- a CDS encoding cyclopropane-fatty-acyl-phospholipid synthase family protein: MPNSTAHRLASFAEKLLGGQLPIGLRTWDGTRAGPVDAPTVVLRNRRALRRLLFAPGELGLARAYVTGDLDVEGDLADGFRRIWSLTRAGELKRVKLGPRDWAEAAKLAGSLGVVGLPPKPPVEEARLTGKLHSLLRDKSAIAHHYDLGNAFYQLLLDDSMAYSSAYFTSDEPGYGLAEAQSDKLEMICRKLGLRPGMRLLDVGCGWGSLLVHAAKHHGVHAVGITLSAEQLQHIRGRLAQHDLEDRVEVRRQDYRELPDAPFDAVASIEMGEHVGEINYPTYTATLHKMVKPGGRVLIQQMSRGTVAPGGGAFIERYIAPDMTMRPVGRTVEHLESAGLEVRDVHAMREHYVWTVRAWAETLERNWADVVALIGETGARVWRLYLVGGALAFEENRMGVDQILSVRPDVNGVSGMPATREWN, from the coding sequence ATGCCGAACAGCACCGCGCACCGCCTCGCCTCGTTCGCCGAAAAGCTCCTCGGCGGGCAGCTCCCCATCGGCCTCCGGACGTGGGACGGAACCCGCGCCGGACCAGTGGACGCGCCCACCGTGGTGCTGCGCAACCGCCGTGCCCTCCGCCGCCTGCTCTTCGCGCCGGGTGAGCTGGGTCTCGCCCGCGCCTACGTCACGGGTGATCTCGACGTCGAAGGCGATCTCGCCGACGGCTTCCGCCGGATCTGGTCCCTCACCCGCGCGGGTGAGCTCAAGCGGGTGAAGCTGGGTCCCCGCGACTGGGCGGAAGCCGCCAAGCTCGCCGGCTCGCTCGGCGTCGTCGGCCTCCCGCCGAAGCCGCCCGTCGAGGAGGCCCGGCTGACCGGGAAGCTGCACAGCCTGCTGCGCGACAAGTCCGCCATCGCCCACCACTACGACCTGGGCAACGCCTTCTACCAGCTGCTGCTGGACGACTCGATGGCCTACTCCAGCGCGTACTTCACCTCCGACGAGCCGGGGTACGGCCTGGCCGAGGCGCAGTCCGACAAGCTGGAGATGATCTGCCGCAAGCTGGGCCTGCGCCCGGGCATGCGGCTGCTCGACGTCGGCTGCGGCTGGGGCTCGCTGCTGGTCCACGCGGCCAAGCACCACGGCGTGCACGCCGTCGGCATCACGCTCTCGGCCGAGCAGCTGCAGCACATCCGCGGCCGGCTCGCCCAGCACGACCTCGAAGACCGCGTCGAGGTCCGGCGCCAGGACTACCGGGAGCTGCCGGACGCGCCGTTCGACGCGGTCGCGTCGATCGAGATGGGCGAGCACGTCGGGGAGATCAACTACCCCACCTACACCGCGACGCTGCACAAGATGGTCAAGCCCGGCGGGCGCGTGCTGATCCAGCAGATGTCCCGCGGCACCGTCGCCCCCGGCGGCGGCGCGTTCATCGAGCGCTACATCGCGCCCGACATGACCATGCGCCCGGTCGGCCGGACCGTCGAACACCTCGAATCCGCCGGGCTCGAAGTCCGCGACGTCCACGCGATGCGCGAGCACTACGTGTGGACAGTCCGGGCCTGGGCCGAGACCCTGGAGCGGAACTGGGCCGACGTCGTCGCGCTCATCGGGGAGACCGGCGCGCGGGTCTGGCGCCTGTACCTGGTGGGCGGGGCGCTGGCGTTCGAGGAGAACCGGATGGGTGTGGACCAGATCCTGAGTGTGCGACCGGACGTGAACGGCGTCAGCGGCATGCCGGCGACCCGGGAGTGGAACTGA
- a CDS encoding NAD(P)H-binding protein yields MTILVTGATGSVGRLVVDELLAAGEDVRALTVDPERAKLPEAAEVVVGSLARPDELPLGGIDAVYLAPMARTVRRFCELAADAGIERVVALSGSSIGDGHEASSGNAYAVVEAEVGKAGFAWTFLRPGSFMDNTLDWAGMVRAGEVAMAYGDSTQTPIALGDIAAVAARVLTTDGHVGATYVLSGPEALSLRGQVATLAAVLGTEIQFRELTPGEQRGRWLGYGVPERVADWLLTGFESTTRNPEVPTGVVEELSGRPGTTYAEWVAARREHFA; encoded by the coding sequence ATGACGATCCTGGTGACGGGCGCGACCGGCAGTGTCGGGCGGCTGGTCGTGGACGAGCTGCTGGCGGCCGGCGAGGACGTGCGCGCGCTGACCGTCGATCCCGAGCGGGCGAAGCTCCCCGAAGCGGCCGAGGTGGTCGTCGGATCGCTGGCCAGGCCGGACGAGCTGCCGCTCGGGGGCATCGACGCCGTCTACCTGGCGCCCATGGCGCGGACCGTGCGGCGGTTCTGCGAGCTGGCGGCCGACGCCGGCATCGAGCGGGTCGTCGCGCTGTCCGGCAGCAGCATCGGGGACGGGCACGAGGCCTCCAGCGGCAACGCCTACGCCGTCGTCGAGGCGGAGGTCGGGAAGGCCGGGTTCGCGTGGACCTTCCTGCGGCCCGGGTCGTTCATGGACAACACCCTCGACTGGGCCGGCATGGTGCGCGCGGGCGAGGTCGCCATGGCCTACGGCGACTCGACGCAGACCCCGATCGCCCTCGGCGACATCGCCGCGGTGGCCGCCCGGGTGCTCACCACGGACGGGCACGTCGGCGCCACCTATGTCCTCAGTGGACCGGAGGCGCTCAGCCTGCGTGGGCAGGTCGCGACCCTCGCGGCCGTGCTGGGCACGGAAATCCAGTTCCGCGAGCTGACTCCCGGCGAGCAGCGCGGGCGGTGGCTCGGCTACGGCGTCCCGGAGCGGGTCGCCGACTGGCTGCTGACCGGCTTCGAGTCCACCACGCGAAACCCGGAGGTGCCGACCGGCGTCGTCGAAGAACTTTCGGGGCGGCCGGGAACGACCTACGCCGAGTGGGTCGCCGCGCGCCGCGAGCACTTCGCCTGA
- a CDS encoding DUF1295 domain-containing protein, with protein MPLGGTLLVTAGVTIVAVVLTFGIARARKRYDTIDTFWGLGFAIVALAAFPFGDGPPSLRLVVTALTVVWGVRLSAHLHLRNHKLPEDPRYVRMAERSGPAKMFVRVYLVQAAVLYFVSLPVQFAQYGTGIGVLGWLGVAVWLVGFGFETAGDDQLRRFKADPANKGKVLDTGLWRYTRHPNYFGDACVWWGLYLLACSTWPGALTVLSPIAMTYTLAKGTGKPLLEKGMARTRPAYAHYVERTSGFFPLPPKRVTPR; from the coding sequence ATGCCCCTGGGAGGCACGCTGCTGGTCACCGCCGGCGTCACGATCGTGGCGGTGGTGCTGACCTTCGGGATCGCGCGGGCGCGCAAGCGCTACGACACGATCGACACGTTCTGGGGACTCGGCTTCGCGATCGTCGCGCTGGCCGCGTTCCCGTTCGGCGACGGGCCGCCGTCGCTGCGGCTGGTGGTGACGGCGCTGACCGTCGTCTGGGGTGTGCGGCTGTCGGCGCACCTGCACCTGCGCAACCACAAGCTGCCGGAGGACCCGCGGTACGTGCGGATGGCCGAGCGGTCCGGTCCGGCGAAGATGTTCGTGCGCGTCTACCTGGTGCAGGCCGCGGTGCTGTACTTCGTGTCACTGCCGGTGCAGTTCGCGCAGTACGGCACCGGGATCGGCGTGCTGGGCTGGCTCGGTGTCGCCGTGTGGCTGGTCGGGTTCGGCTTCGAGACGGCAGGCGACGACCAGCTGCGCCGCTTCAAGGCCGACCCGGCGAACAAGGGCAAGGTGCTCGACACCGGGCTCTGGCGCTACACCCGGCACCCGAACTACTTCGGCGACGCGTGCGTCTGGTGGGGCCTCTACCTGCTGGCGTGCTCGACCTGGCCGGGCGCGCTGACCGTCCTCTCCCCCATCGCGATGACCTACACCCTGGCGAAGGGCACCGGGAAGCCGTTGCTGGAGAAGGGCATGGCCCGCACGCGCCCGGCGTACGCGCACTACGTGGAACGCACCAGCGGGTTCTTCCCCCTGCCGCCCAAGCGCGTCACTCCCCGGTGA
- a CDS encoding LuxR C-terminal-related transcriptional regulator, whose protein sequence is MTLADLGLDETAERAYRHCLRHKTVTVGGLADALHLDRTEAVGIVRELVRLGLVRQDDAQTFDARDPAIALENLISLEIARLGEQIGRIDACRSRIASLSEDFTATAARGTGPEVQHIQGLDRVREKLDELSFFARTEIMGLQPSGPWSPETISAARPLDLRCLRRGVRMRTVVRPGILDDERTRAYLLDLCEHGAEIRTAEGTGLQRLILFDRTVFVAPIDAEDSKRGAVVVSQPELVANMVSLFERVWRQATPVGAADPTARAGLSTTEKQVLAILCQADKDELGAREMGVSVRTFRKHVADVMAKLGAGNRFQTALLAKERGWI, encoded by the coding sequence ATGACCCTCGCGGACCTCGGGCTCGACGAAACCGCCGAGCGCGCGTACCGCCATTGCCTGCGGCACAAGACTGTCACCGTCGGCGGCCTTGCCGACGCGCTGCACCTCGACCGCACGGAAGCCGTCGGGATCGTCCGCGAGCTCGTCCGGCTCGGGCTGGTGCGGCAGGACGACGCGCAGACGTTCGACGCGCGGGACCCGGCGATCGCCCTGGAGAACCTGATCTCGCTCGAGATCGCCCGGTTGGGGGAACAGATCGGCCGGATCGACGCGTGCCGGAGCCGGATCGCCTCGCTGAGCGAGGACTTCACCGCCACCGCCGCGCGCGGGACCGGGCCGGAAGTCCAGCACATCCAGGGCCTCGACCGCGTCCGGGAGAAACTCGACGAGCTGTCGTTCTTCGCCCGCACCGAAATCATGGGCCTGCAGCCGAGCGGACCGTGGAGCCCCGAGACGATCTCGGCCGCCCGGCCGCTCGACCTCCGCTGCCTGCGCCGCGGCGTCCGGATGCGCACGGTCGTGCGGCCCGGGATCCTCGACGACGAGCGGACGAGGGCGTACCTGCTCGACCTGTGCGAGCACGGCGCGGAGATCCGCACGGCCGAGGGCACCGGGCTGCAGCGGCTGATCCTGTTCGACCGCACGGTTTTCGTCGCCCCGATCGACGCCGAGGACAGCAAACGCGGCGCCGTCGTCGTCTCCCAGCCGGAATTGGTCGCGAACATGGTGAGCCTGTTCGAACGCGTCTGGCGGCAGGCGACGCCGGTGGGCGCCGCCGACCCGACCGCGCGCGCCGGCTTGAGCACCACGGAGAAGCAGGTCCTCGCCATCCTTTGCCAGGCGGACAAGGACGAGCTCGGCGCGCGCGAGATGGGCGTGTCGGTGCGGACGTTCCGCAAGCACGTCGCCGACGTGATGGCCAAACTCGGCGCGGGCAACCGGTTCCAGACCGCGCTGCTGGCCAAAGAACGCGGCTGGATCTGA
- a CDS encoding cell division protein FtsQ/DivIB, translating into MSATSQRRRPSEEDERDRAALARERRGRRSEEERRRTRATTRPSPRARPNRRVEIRRRWVALLSVLTLVALVYLLFFSSMLGAKEVSVTGSRTVTADQIRAAAAVPIDKPLLRLSTDEIRDRVAGMPGIATVEVSRSWPSTVEITVTERTAIAFFDSGPGGDGVHLVDGGGVVFKTVPARPPGLPELRLPKVSADDPVTRAVTAVLGVIPEQLLKQVTTATAKTPASVEFTLSSGKIVRWGTAEQTDRKAKVLAALLTQEGKVYDVAAPELPTITS; encoded by the coding sequence ATGAGTGCGACCAGCCAGCGCCGGCGGCCGTCCGAAGAGGACGAGCGGGATCGCGCCGCCCTGGCCCGGGAGCGGCGGGGCCGGCGGTCCGAAGAGGAACGCCGCCGGACCCGCGCCACCACCCGCCCCAGCCCGCGGGCCCGGCCCAACCGGCGCGTCGAGATCCGCCGCCGGTGGGTCGCGCTGCTGAGCGTGCTGACCCTGGTCGCGCTCGTCTACCTGCTGTTCTTCAGTTCGATGCTCGGGGCGAAGGAAGTCTCGGTCACCGGCTCCCGCACGGTGACGGCCGACCAGATCCGCGCGGCGGCGGCGGTCCCGATCGACAAGCCCCTGCTGCGGCTGAGCACCGACGAGATCCGCGACCGGGTGGCGGGGATGCCGGGCATCGCCACGGTCGAGGTGTCGCGCTCGTGGCCGAGCACGGTCGAGATCACGGTGACCGAGCGCACGGCGATCGCGTTCTTCGACAGCGGCCCGGGAGGCGACGGGGTCCACCTGGTCGACGGCGGCGGAGTCGTCTTCAAGACGGTCCCGGCCCGGCCGCCGGGCCTGCCGGAGCTGCGCCTGCCCAAGGTGTCGGCGGACGATCCGGTGACCCGAGCGGTCACCGCGGTCCTCGGCGTGATCCCGGAGCAGCTGCTGAAGCAGGTGACCACGGCGACGGCGAAGACCCCGGCGAGCGTGGAGTTCACGTTGTCCAGCGGGAAGATCGTGCGCTGGGGGACCGCGGAGCAGACGGACCGCAAGGCGAAGGTCCTGGCGGCGCTGCTGACGCAAGAGGGCAAGGTCTACGACGTGGCCGCGCCCGAGCTGCCGACCATCACCTCCTGA
- a CDS encoding MarR family winged helix-turn-helix transcriptional regulator, with protein sequence MPDEFLLDEQACFALYAAHRAVTDTYRPLLAELGLTYPQYLVLLVLWESDDRPVKEIGERLHLDYGTLSPLLKRLEANGLVTRTRLPADERTVVVGLTGEGRSMRERATGIPPAIGCALGLEDTERRTLIDTLRRLTASAAAYPPGGTNAQP encoded by the coding sequence GTGCCGGATGAGTTCCTGTTGGACGAGCAAGCCTGCTTCGCGCTGTATGCGGCGCACCGGGCGGTGACGGACACGTACCGTCCCCTGCTCGCCGAACTCGGCCTCACGTACCCGCAGTACCTGGTGCTGCTGGTGCTGTGGGAGTCCGACGACCGGCCGGTCAAGGAGATCGGCGAGCGGTTGCACCTGGACTACGGCACGCTTTCCCCGCTGCTCAAACGACTCGAGGCCAACGGACTGGTGACGCGGACACGCTTGCCCGCCGACGAACGCACCGTGGTGGTCGGCCTGACCGGGGAGGGCCGGTCGATGCGCGAGCGCGCCACCGGCATCCCCCCGGCCATCGGCTGCGCACTGGGCCTCGAAGACACCGAGCGACGAACCCTGATCGACACCCTGCGGCGGCTGACGGCGTCGGCCGCCGCGTACCCACCTGGAGGCACAAATGCCCAGCCGTGA
- a CDS encoding DinB family protein: protein MTERPDRPKIPLTGGEREILTSLLDYHRATVAWKSGGLSLDQARQVHLPSELTTVAGLVAHLTLNEWFWFAVVVDGEPDTWEEKLEQDPDAEFRVPPEATVEQLLAAYEAQCVRSREIVAKHDLADEVTHKAETFNVRWVVAHMIEETARHVGHLDVLRELTDGLTGE, encoded by the coding sequence ATGACCGAACGACCGGACCGCCCGAAGATCCCGCTCACCGGCGGCGAGCGGGAGATCCTCACCAGCCTGCTCGACTACCACCGCGCCACCGTCGCCTGGAAGAGCGGCGGGCTGAGCCTCGACCAGGCCCGGCAGGTCCACCTGCCGAGCGAGCTGACGACCGTCGCCGGCCTGGTCGCGCACCTCACGCTCAACGAGTGGTTCTGGTTCGCCGTGGTCGTCGACGGCGAACCGGACACCTGGGAGGAGAAGCTGGAGCAGGACCCGGACGCGGAGTTCCGGGTCCCGCCCGAGGCGACGGTGGAGCAGCTGCTCGCCGCCTACGAGGCCCAGTGCGTGCGCAGCCGCGAGATCGTCGCGAAGCACGACCTCGCCGACGAGGTGACGCACAAGGCCGAGACGTTCAACGTCCGCTGGGTCGTCGCGCACATGATCGAGGAGACGGCCCGGCACGTCGGCCACCTCGACGTGCTGCGCGAGCTGACCGACGGGCTCACCGGGGAGTGA